GGGCAAAACTGAGAATGATTCGAGATTCCGCCAAAGACGCTAAATGTGCGATCATTTTTTCGGCTTCTTCTTGGGGATAGTGAATGAGAACATCCAGGCAAACAACTGTGTGATACTTACCGCTAAGGGCAGCTAAATCCTGTACGGCAAAGGTAACGCAACTATCGTCCTTGAGGGTTGCTTTCGCCCTTTGTTTTGCCTCCCCAACCATTTTTTCTGAAATATCGCTGCCAAACACCGTTGCACCCGCTTCTGCAAGGGGAATGCTGAGACTCCCCACCCCGCATCCCGCATCGCAGATGGAGATATCGGCTAAATTGTCATCCTCTTTTAACCAGGACAACACGGTATCGACAGTTTGCTGATGACCTTTGCGAATATCGAGCTGAACTTTATTAACATCGTCTCCATCGCCGTAAATCCTGCGCCAGCGCTCAAATCCCGTGGCGTTGAAATAGTCTTTTACGATCGCCTTGTCATCGAGAGTATTCATAAATTCGGGTTGTAATCCAATTGTCGCGAACGGTTAAATACTTTAGCAGGAGTTGGGTATCGGGACGCAATTCCAAAGGGATCGCGCTGCTATAAAATTGTCCGGTTGACCCAGGGCTATTTCATTCTAAATAGAAGCTTTAGTGTGTCTAATCCGAACTGACAAAAGCGTTGAGCCTGAGCCATATTGGAGAACGCATTGGAGCGATAAAGATTGAGGGCAAAGTTACGAGCAA
This genomic stretch from Lusitaniella coriacea LEGE 07157 harbors:
- the bchM gene encoding magnesium protoporphyrin IX methyltransferase → MNTLDDKAIVKDYFNATGFERWRRIYGDGDDVNKVQLDIRKGHQQTVDTVLSWLKEDDNLADISICDAGCGVGSLSIPLAEAGATVFGSDISEKMVGEAKQRAKATLKDDSCVTFAVQDLAALSGKYHTVVCLDVLIHYPQEEAEKMIAHLASLAESRIILSFAPKTLCLTLLKKIGELFPGPSKATRAYQHREAEVIEILQKNGFTIQREGMTSTRFYFSRILEATRTSD